In Intestinibacillus sp. Marseille-P6563, a single genomic region encodes these proteins:
- the rbsK gene encoding ribokinase — protein sequence MKKILVVGSLNMDFVIRVDAMPLAGQTVMGHDMTLVPGGKGANQAYAIGKLGGQVEMIGAVGNDVYGAALKENLESVGVGTSGIEVLDGVPTGNAFISVDRNGENSITVVPGANAKLTRAMIDRHLDLIDACDIVVMQLEIPLEVVTYVKDLARARGKHILLDPAPAQAGLTKEFFEGFDIVKPNETELQCLVGQELHTKEELAAGARTLLEQGMEAVLVTLGGDGVLLVTKQTCEAFPAKKVKAVDTTAAGDSFTAAFVVACSKGASYSDAIRLGSEVAAVVVTRKGAQTSIPTLEEVQNL from the coding sequence ATGAAAAAAATACTCGTGGTGGGCAGTCTGAATATGGATTTTGTTATTCGGGTGGATGCGATGCCGTTGGCCGGACAAACCGTGATGGGACACGATATGACGCTGGTTCCGGGCGGAAAGGGCGCCAATCAGGCGTATGCGATTGGAAAATTGGGCGGCCAGGTGGAAATGATCGGCGCCGTGGGCAACGATGTGTATGGCGCTGCGCTGAAAGAAAATCTGGAAAGCGTGGGGGTCGGAACGAGCGGAATCGAAGTGCTGGACGGCGTGCCGACCGGCAATGCCTTTATCTCGGTCGACCGGAACGGCGAAAATTCGATCACCGTGGTGCCGGGCGCCAACGCCAAACTGACCCGGGCGATGATCGACCGCCATTTGGACCTCATCGATGCCTGTGACATTGTTGTCATGCAGCTGGAAATTCCGCTCGAGGTGGTGACGTATGTCAAAGATTTGGCGCGCGCCCGCGGGAAACACATTTTGTTGGACCCAGCGCCCGCACAAGCAGGGCTGACCAAAGAATTTTTCGAAGGGTTTGACATCGTAAAACCGAACGAAACCGAGCTGCAATGCCTGGTGGGGCAAGAACTGCACACCAAAGAAGAATTGGCAGCCGGTGCGCGGACCCTGCTGGAGCAGGGCATGGAAGCCGTGCTCGTCACCCTGGGCGGGGACGGGGTTTTGCTCGTGACCAAGCAAACCTGTGAAGCATTCCCGGCGAAAAAAGTAAAAGCGGTCGATACGACCGCGGCGGGCGATAGCTTTACGGCGGCATTTGTCGTCGCATGCAGCAAAGGGGCTTCGTATTCCGACGCCATCCGGCTGGGCAGCGAGGTCGCAGCCGTTGTCGTGACCCGAAAAGGTGCCCAGACTTCCATCCCCACCTTGGAGGAAGTACAGAACCTGTAA
- a CDS encoding carbohydrate kinase family protein: MKKVVAIGELLIDFVPQQKGCALDEVTHFERVAGGAPANVATAVARLGNPAAMISQVGEDAFGTHILKVLRANGVDTQWVFRTGRANTGLAFVSLDATGNREFSFFRNPSADLFLDQEQVTDTMFADCAVLHFCSVDLVDWPVKAAHRRAIELAKQAGAIISFDPNVRLPLWSSPEACQAAIREFLPYADLVKLSDDEIEFVTGCTDEREAAQKLFDMGCRLVLITRGANGSAVYTPQTQTFGRTISVPVVDTTGAGDSFIGSFLYQLTRDGVTADALANLNEAQLTAYLEFSAQYASLTVQHKGAVMATLAELEQAYPAQK, from the coding sequence ATGAAAAAAGTGGTTGCGATCGGGGAATTGCTGATCGATTTTGTGCCCCAGCAAAAGGGCTGCGCGCTGGATGAAGTGACCCATTTTGAGCGCGTGGCAGGCGGTGCGCCGGCCAATGTCGCAACCGCGGTCGCGCGGCTGGGCAATCCGGCGGCGATGATCTCGCAGGTGGGCGAGGACGCCTTTGGTACCCATATCCTCAAGGTGCTGCGTGCCAATGGGGTGGATACCCAGTGGGTGTTCCGCACCGGACGGGCCAACACCGGCCTTGCCTTTGTTTCACTCGACGCGACCGGCAACCGTGAATTTTCCTTTTTCCGCAATCCGTCGGCCGACCTGTTTCTGGACCAGGAACAGGTGACGGACACGATGTTTGCCGACTGTGCGGTGCTGCATTTTTGTTCGGTCGATCTGGTGGACTGGCCGGTCAAGGCAGCGCATCGCCGGGCCATCGAACTGGCCAAGCAGGCGGGCGCGATCATTTCGTTTGACCCCAATGTCCGGCTGCCACTGTGGAGCAGCCCGGAAGCATGCCAGGCAGCCATCCGGGAATTTTTGCCCTATGCCGACCTGGTCAAGCTTTCGGATGATGAGATCGAATTTGTCACCGGCTGCACCGACGAGCGGGAAGCGGCGCAAAAGCTGTTCGACATGGGTTGCCGCCTGGTGCTCATCACCCGCGGCGCCAACGGCTCGGCCGTCTACACCCCGCAGACCCAGACGTTTGGCCGAACCATTTCGGTACCCGTGGTCGATACGACCGGGGCAGGCGATTCGTTCATTGGTTCGTTCCTGTACCAGCTCACGCGCGACGGGGTGACGGCAGATGCCCTGGCGAACTTGAACGAGGCGCAGCTGACAGCCTATCTGGAATTTTCCGCGCAGTATGCGTCGCTCACCGTGCAGCACAAGGGCGCGGTCATGGCGACCCTGGCCGAACTGGAACAAGCTTATCCGGCCCAAAAGTAA
- a CDS encoding DUF6017 domain-containing protein has translation MAVFRIEKTRDYTVMANHHLRNTALSLKAKGLLSLMLSLPEDWDYTTKGLARICRDGVDSICATVRELEDAGYIIRERVRNANGRLGSIEYTILEQPRPPEPKPGKPERENPVQVKPVLDSPALGKPEQEKPAQLNTKVSSKQGSKTDSLSTEGSNPIQSIPQTPAGGRRTGRDWMQERENYRELILENIEYDYLCRDDRLDRDMLNELVELMVDTVCSRRETIRIAGDDYPAEVVKSRFLKLNSSHIEYVLDRMRENTTYVRNIKKYLLAALYNAPATIDSYYASLVNHDLYGSGERR, from the coding sequence ATGGCGGTATTTCGCATTGAGAAAACCCGTGACTACACGGTGATGGCAAACCACCATCTGCGGAACACGGCGCTGTCGCTGAAAGCGAAGGGGCTGCTGTCCCTCATGTTGTCCTTGCCGGAGGATTGGGATTACACCACCAAAGGTCTTGCACGGATATGCCGGGATGGAGTGGACAGCATTTGCGCTACGGTCCGGGAGCTGGAGGATGCGGGGTACATTATTCGTGAAAGAGTCCGTAACGCCAACGGACGGCTCGGCAGCATCGAGTACACGATTTTGGAGCAGCCCAGGCCGCCGGAACCTAAACCGGGAAAACCTGAACGGGAAAATCCAGTTCAGGTAAAACCAGTCTTGGATTCTCCTGCCTTGGGAAAACCTGAACAGGAAAAACCCGCACAATTAAATACTAAAGTATCAAGTAAACAAGGATCAAAAACTGATTCATTAAGTACAGAAGGATCAAATCCTATCCAATCAATCCCCCAAACCCCCGCAGGGGGCAGACGGACTGGACGGGACTGGATGCAGGAGCGAGAGAACTATCGGGAACTGATTTTGGAGAATATCGAGTATGACTATCTATGCCGGGATGACCGGCTGGACCGGGATATGCTGAATGAATTGGTTGAGCTCATGGTGGATACCGTCTGTTCCCGCAGGGAGACGATCCGCATTGCCGGGGACGACTATCCGGCGGAGGTGGTCAAATCCCGGTTCCTGAAGCTGAACAGTTCCCACATCGAGTATGTGCTGGATCGTATGCGGGAGAACACCACCTATGTCCGCAATATCAAGAAATATCTGCTGGCTGCCCTGTATAACGCCCCGGCCACCATCGACAGCTACTATGCGTCCCTGGTGAACCACGATCTGTACGGCAGCGGAGAAAGGAGATGA
- a CDS encoding helix-turn-helix domain-containing protein, translated as MYTKLSIPERLKDLRVVDKHLTLEQLAEQTGLSRSALGKYESDDYKDISPFAIATLAEFYGVSTDYLMGLSENKNHPNTELQSLHLSDDMVELLSSGRINNRLLCELATHPNFQRLMTDMEIFIDRIADMRVEQMNLILEATRQTVINSHAPGENDLYMRTLELGQIQESDFFSHVLHDDLDNIVRDIREAHLKDKTTADPQPTLEDVKEQFEQAVQQGSDVEMLIHEFCDKLQIPFEKISSEDFSAFLRILSLSKMLKNPNNMRGKAKPQPYYAPKRKKRR; from the coding sequence ATGTACACAAAGCTGTCAATCCCGGAGCGGCTCAAAGACTTGCGGGTGGTAGACAAGCACCTGACGCTGGAACAGCTGGCGGAGCAGACCGGCCTGTCCAGATCGGCGCTGGGAAAATATGAAAGCGATGATTATAAGGACATCAGCCCGTTTGCGATTGCAACGCTGGCGGAATTTTATGGTGTGTCCACCGACTATCTGATGGGGCTGTCCGAAAATAAAAATCACCCAAACACAGAGCTTCAATCTCTGCATCTGAGTGACGATATGGTGGAACTTTTGAGCAGCGGCAGGATCAACAACCGGCTTCTCTGCGAACTGGCTACGCATCCAAACTTCCAGCGGCTGATGACCGATATGGAAATCTTCATTGACCGGATTGCCGATATGCGGGTGGAGCAGATGAACCTGATCCTCGAAGCCACCCGACAGACCGTCATCAACAGCCATGCGCCGGGAGAGAACGACCTTTATATGCGGACGCTGGAATTAGGGCAGATACAGGAGAGTGACTTTTTCAGCCATGTCCTGCATGACGATCTGGACAACATTGTCCGGGACATACGGGAGGCACATCTAAAGGACAAGACCACCGCCGACCCGCAGCCCACGTTGGAGGACGTCAAGGAACAATTTGAACAGGCTGTCCAGCAAGGCAGCGATGTGGAAATGCTGATACATGAATTCTGCGATAAGTTGCAGATACCCTTTGAGAAGATTTCCTCGGAGGATTTCTCAGCGTTCCTTCGGATACTGAGCCTGTCCAAGATGCTCAAAAATCCCAACAACATGAGGGGGAAGGCCAAGCCGCAGCCGTACTATGCGCCCAAGCGGAAGAAACGCAGGTAG
- a CDS encoding TnpV protein — protein sequence MEHLPKKIHHNGISYTLVGDYYIPDLKLPEENRPIGRWGRMHKAFLQEHRPGQYSELLLSGKLWTYLADLNEQADDRLACIISQMQAVEGITEELKARDQLAWVGAMNSIRSRAEEIIRSEMIYV from the coding sequence ATGGAGCATTTACCAAAGAAAATCCATCACAACGGCATCAGCTATACGCTGGTGGGAGACTACTACATCCCCGATCTGAAGCTGCCGGAGGAAAACCGCCCCATCGGGCGGTGGGGGCGGATGCACAAGGCGTTTCTGCAAGAACACCGTCCCGGCCAGTACAGTGAACTGCTTCTGTCGGGAAAACTCTGGACGTATCTTGCCGATCTGAACGAGCAGGCCGATGACCGGCTGGCGTGTATCATCTCGCAGATGCAGGCTGTGGAGGGTATCACCGAGGAACTGAAAGCCCGTGACCAGCTTGCCTGGGTCGGAGCCATGAACAGCATCCGCAGCCGGGCAGAGGAAATCATCCGGTCTGAGATGATTTATGTTTAA
- the licT gene encoding BglG family transcription antiterminator LicT, whose protein sequence is MIIEKILNNNVVITRSPSGAETVIMGRGLAFGRAAGDRVDEKKIEKTFTITDPSLEGKLHELLAGMPVEHMLISEKIISRAKVILGKKLSDSIYLTLPDHISSTIARYEQGIVLENPLKWDIRRFYRTEYEIGMDANRLVEEETGVKFTDDEAAFIALHFVNAQQNSDIKSAYNMTYIMQEICQIVSDYFQMEFDEDSLDFYRFITHLKFFAQRMIHQTHYHDNMDGLLSAIAQQHPRAYDCATRIRDRMEQQYDFKMSPDEMLYLTIHISRLSAHKA, encoded by the coding sequence ATGATTATCGAAAAGATCCTGAATAATAATGTTGTGATAACGCGCAGCCCTTCCGGTGCCGAAACGGTTATCATGGGCCGTGGCCTGGCCTTTGGTCGGGCGGCAGGCGACCGGGTGGATGAAAAGAAGATCGAAAAGACCTTTACCATCACCGACCCGTCTTTGGAAGGGAAACTGCACGAACTGCTTGCTGGGATGCCGGTGGAGCATATGCTCATCAGTGAAAAGATCATCAGCCGGGCCAAAGTGATTTTGGGTAAGAAACTGAGCGACAGCATCTATTTGACGCTGCCCGACCATATTTCGTCGACCATTGCACGCTATGAACAGGGAATCGTGCTGGAAAATCCGCTCAAATGGGATATTCGCCGGTTTTACCGCACCGAATATGAGATCGGCATGGATGCCAACCGCCTGGTCGAGGAAGAGACCGGCGTGAAGTTTACCGACGATGAAGCGGCGTTTATTGCCCTGCATTTTGTCAATGCGCAGCAAAACAGCGATATCAAAAGCGCATACAATATGACGTATATCATGCAGGAGATCTGCCAGATCGTCAGCGATTATTTCCAGATGGAGTTTGATGAGGATTCGCTGGATTTTTATCGGTTTATCACCCATCTGAAATTTTTTGCGCAGCGCATGATTCATCAAACGCACTACCACGACAATATGGATGGGCTGCTCAGCGCCATTGCGCAGCAGCATCCCCGGGCGTATGACTGTGCCACACGCATCCGGGACCGCATGGAACAGCAATATGATTTTAAAATGTCCCCGGATGAAATGCTGTATCTGACCATTCATATCTCGCGGCTGAGTGCACACAAAGCGTAA
- a CDS encoding glycoside hydrolase family 32 protein: protein MSNALQRDLERLVVRVEREDGPRAAADPYRPRFHLMPPVGWMNDPNGLCRFGEWYHVFYQYGPFDPTGGVKHWGHYRSRDLLHWEQLPPMLYPDQPWDIHGVYSGSALVEDGTMYLYYTGNVKYAGDYDYITAGRGHNTALAVSHDGVTVASNELLLENKDYPENVTCHVRDPKVWAQDGKYYMVLGARTKEDRGQLLVYESANKRNWKHINTLTTPEVFGYMWECPDLFCLDGQWFLMCSPQGVTRQGNKYQNVYSCGYFPLHGDFRGAYTLGEYQELDCGFDFYAPQTFVDGERRLLIGWMGMPDADYTNPTVENGWQHGMTVPCELKRDSEKLLRVPAPEMEALRGERIAPEQAQIFDLEAQTAPRGRLVIRGAAVLEWDEGTLSLTLVQGGSGRTVRYAEPGTVRSLRVLADASSLEIFVNGGEQVLTTRYYPAPHACGVQSEGVQAELWAMGALQIQ from the coding sequence ATGAGCAACGCATTGCAGCGAGATTTGGAGCGGCTGGTTGTCCGCGTGGAACGGGAGGACGGTCCGCGGGCCGCGGCTGACCCTTACCGTCCGCGGTTTCACCTGATGCCGCCGGTCGGCTGGATGAATGACCCGAACGGCCTGTGCCGCTTTGGGGAGTGGTATCATGTGTTTTATCAATACGGCCCATTCGACCCCACCGGCGGGGTGAAGCACTGGGGGCACTACCGCAGCCGCGATTTGCTGCACTGGGAGCAGCTGCCGCCCATGCTGTATCCCGACCAGCCGTGGGACATCCACGGGGTCTATTCTGGCTCGGCCCTGGTCGAAGACGGGACCATGTATCTCTACTACACCGGAAACGTCAAGTATGCGGGCGATTATGATTACATCACGGCAGGGCGCGGCCACAATACCGCGCTCGCCGTCTCCCACGACGGCGTGACCGTAGCGTCCAATGAACTGTTGCTGGAAAACAAGGATTACCCGGAAAACGTCACCTGTCATGTGCGCGACCCTAAGGTCTGGGCGCAGGACGGCAAATATTATATGGTGCTTGGCGCGCGGACCAAAGAGGACCGCGGCCAACTGCTGGTGTATGAATCGGCCAACAAGCGGAACTGGAAGCACATCAACACACTCACGACCCCCGAGGTCTTCGGGTACATGTGGGAGTGCCCCGACCTGTTCTGCCTGGATGGGCAGTGGTTTTTGATGTGCTCGCCCCAGGGCGTGACCCGGCAGGGTAACAAATATCAAAATGTCTACTCTTGCGGGTACTTCCCGCTGCATGGCGACTTCCGCGGCGCGTATACCCTAGGTGAATATCAGGAACTCGACTGCGGCTTTGATTTCTATGCGCCGCAGACCTTTGTAGACGGCGAGCGGCGGCTGCTCATCGGTTGGATGGGCATGCCGGACGCCGATTATACCAACCCGACCGTGGAAAACGGTTGGCAGCATGGCATGACCGTGCCGTGTGAACTCAAGCGCGACAGCGAAAAGCTGCTGCGTGTGCCGGCGCCCGAAATGGAGGCATTGCGCGGGGAGCGCATCGCGCCCGAGCAGGCGCAGATCTTCGATCTGGAAGCACAGACCGCGCCGCGCGGAAGGCTTGTCATTCGTGGGGCGGCTGTGTTAGAATGGGACGAAGGAACGCTGTCGCTCACGCTGGTACAGGGTGGTTCGGGCCGCACGGTGCGGTATGCCGAACCCGGAACCGTTCGGTCGCTGCGCGTGCTGGCCGATGCTTCTTCGCTCGAGATCTTTGTCAACGGCGGGGAACAGGTGCTCACCACGCGGTATTATCCCGCGCCGCATGCGTGCGGGGTACAGTCGGAAGGAGTACAAGCCGAGCTGTGGGCAATGGGCGCTCTGCAAATTCAGTAA
- a CDS encoding PcfB family protein: MQEEVTQRTVALCVEATRLSAGMLQQAMKKVLDEMQKGVTGHKTKLHHGKQTLRQLMKHNTGVSNIEITDQNIRAFSATAKKYGIDFALKKDTSGEIPRYLVFFKGRDADVITAAFREFSAKNLEKEKKPSIRKALDQAKQQAKAQHRQREKVKTKDRGVEL, encoded by the coding sequence ATGCAGGAAGAAGTCACCCAGCGCACCGTTGCCCTCTGCGTGGAGGCCACCAGGCTCTCCGCCGGGATGCTGCAACAGGCCATGAAAAAAGTGCTGGACGAGATGCAGAAAGGAGTAACCGGCCACAAGACCAAGCTGCACCACGGCAAGCAGACCCTCCGACAGCTTATGAAGCACAACACCGGCGTTTCCAACATCGAGATCACCGACCAGAACATCCGGGCCTTTTCCGCCACCGCCAAGAAGTACGGCATTGACTTTGCTCTGAAAAAGGACACCAGCGGCGAGATACCCCGCTACCTGGTGTTCTTCAAGGGCCGGGATGCCGACGTCATCACGGCGGCCTTCCGGGAGTTCTCCGCAAAGAACCTGGAGAAAGAGAAAAAGCCCTCCATCCGCAAGGCGCTGGACCAGGCGAAACAACAGGCCAAAGCCCAGCATCGCCAGCGGGAGAAGGTCAAAACTAAAGACCGGGGTGTGGAATTATGA
- a CDS encoding Cof-type HAD-IIB family hydrolase, which yields MAKYKLLALDLDGTLLDPSSRVSKENARAVRLAQQAGVQIVLCTGRNWKETRVFNRQLEAPADWVVISNGAAAECLADGSQITFDGLDRQMCDTIFEICAQFDTDPCLYTGESLYYGREFLRFLQEIRRRGSTALEETVDGYIFIDSPEKWEELLRREDGRILKAILHSLDPKQVDRLIDTLEQTGQFELAPSIMYGGALKNVEINRKGVHKGSGLAQLAAQLGLGMDAVMAIGDSDNDLSMLRMAGLGVAMANAAPHIQQAADVCTGSNVEDGVAQAIYRYILEGNT from the coding sequence ATGGCAAAGTATAAACTGCTCGCACTCGATCTGGACGGCACGCTGCTGGACCCCAGCAGCCGTGTCTCCAAAGAGAATGCCCGCGCGGTGCGGCTGGCACAGCAGGCGGGCGTGCAGATCGTGTTGTGCACAGGACGAAATTGGAAAGAAACCCGCGTTTTTAACCGTCAGTTAGAGGCGCCGGCCGATTGGGTGGTCATCTCCAACGGGGCGGCTGCCGAATGTCTGGCCGATGGCAGCCAGATCACGTTCGACGGACTGGATCGCCAGATGTGCGATACGATTTTTGAGATCTGCGCCCAATTTGATACCGATCCCTGCCTGTATACGGGCGAAAGCCTGTATTATGGCAGGGAGTTCCTGCGTTTTTTGCAGGAGATCCGCCGCCGCGGGTCCACGGCGCTGGAGGAGACCGTAGACGGGTATATCTTTATCGACAGCCCGGAAAAATGGGAAGAACTGCTGCGGCGGGAGGACGGACGCATCCTCAAAGCCATTCTGCATTCGCTGGACCCCAAGCAGGTCGACCGGCTCATCGACACGCTGGAGCAGACCGGGCAGTTTGAACTGGCGCCGTCGATCATGTATGGCGGGGCGCTGAAAAATGTAGAGATCAACCGGAAGGGTGTCCACAAGGGAAGCGGCCTTGCGCAGCTTGCCGCCCAGCTTGGGCTGGGCATGGATGCCGTCATGGCCATCGGCGACAGTGATAATGATTTATCCATGCTGCGCATGGCGGGATTGGGCGTTGCGATGGCAAACGCCGCGCCGCACATCCAGCAGGCCGCCGATGTCTGTACGGGCAGCAACGTCGAGGACGGCGTTGCGCAGGCCATTTACCGATATATTTTGGAGGGAAATACATGA